The Gemmatimonadota bacterium region CAGTCCATCCAGATCCGATTCCCGGAACGACCCGTCCCGGTAAAAAACGAAGGCCACGTGGCCGCTCGCGAAATGGGAGAGCAGGCCGCAGCCGATGGACAGACGCCGGCAACCCTCGTCCGCCAGGCGGAAGAGCGCTTCCACCCTGTCCGGTGTGACGCCGGCCCGGCAGGTCACACCCGGCCCCATGCCCTGGGGCAGGAGACCACCTCCTGGAAAAGCCCGCATCCCGTCCAGCACCCGGCTGTATGTTTCCCCGTCCACGTTGATGACTTCGGCCGCCCCCGAATCCCGGAAGAGCCGCTCGCATTCCCCGGCCTGCCAGTCCACCGTCTCATCCGTGCCGATCATGCCCGCGACGACGGCGACGTTCCGGTCATTCGGGTGGCTGCCTTTCCCGCCGGTCGCCCGGGAGCCGGCCCCAGCGGCGTCCGCCCGTAAGCCATCCCCGCCGGCATCCGCCCCGGATCCGGTCTCAGGCCCAATGGCCGCCTCGCCGAGGATTGCGCGGGTCGTGGGACTGGCCACTTCCAGGAAGGAGGGCATGATCTCCGAATCCATGACCCGGAAGGCGAATTCGGCCGCTTCCCCGATCCCCGCCATGGTCCCGATGAGGAGCCTTCCCGCCGACGGCAGGGGTTGCAGCTTCAGGTTCACTTCCGCCAGGATGCCGAGCGTTCCGAGCGAACCGATGTACATCTTGTTCAGGTCGTATCCCGCCACGTTCTTGACGACCTGCCCCCCGGACCGGACGACGGTGCCGTCCGCCTGGACCACCCGGGCGCCGATGACCAGGTCCCTGGCCGTGCCGAAGGAAGTCCG contains the following coding sequences:
- a CDS encoding FAD-binding oxidoreductase; the protein is MSDEVLHSRLGSLVEGYAPASREALASLAVEGVVPSAVVAPGSVESLAATVQMASELGYAVIPRGGGTKMDFGHPPSRADIVVSMERLNRIVAHEPADQTATVEAGITMAGLQAGLGKRGQFLPLDPPHGDAGTLGGVLATNASGVLRTSFGTARDLVIGARVVQADGTVVRSGGQVVKNVAGYDLNKMYIGSLGTLGILAEVNLKLQPLPSAGRLLIGTMAGIGEAAEFAFRVMDSEIMPSFLEVASPTTRAILGEAAIGPETGSGADAGGDGLRADAAGAGSRATGGKGSHPNDRNVAVVAGMIGTDETVDWQAGECERLFRDSGAAEVINVDGETYSRVLDGMRAFPGGGLLPQGMGPGVTCRAGVTPDRVEALFRLADEGCRRLSIGCGLLSHFASGHVAFVFYRDGSFRESDLDGLASLVEDLRTTSEEQGVFVVEHAPAALKDRVGVWGSTLGNRHLMEMLKNRFDPKGTLNPGRFVDGI